The Magnetococcales bacterium genome window below encodes:
- a CDS encoding OmpA family protein gives MAKKCPVCKKGTPLWFISWADMATLLLCFFVIIVAYSSVQKARFEELAGAMKDAFGVQRIQAINPILTGQNLIGTEFQQAVHFVELREKVRVMVSALVDNGQAMVEEKRDGFHVTIKEEALLSPGSATFNSDVGAVLDQIGNVLAGGYNAIEIRGYTDSQKTVPGQLETTSWFQGARMAAAVANRLIAGGELQPERVRATTFGEYQPIASNNTPEGRKSNRRVEIVILKEMANTPQVDDAPGNASSGQYPQEPEKP, from the coding sequence ATGGCCAAAAAATGTCCTGTCTGCAAGAAGGGAACGCCTCTCTGGTTCATATCTTGGGCCGATATGGCCACGCTCCTTCTCTGTTTTTTCGTGATCATCGTTGCCTACTCTTCCGTCCAGAAAGCCCGCTTCGAGGAGCTGGCCGGCGCGATGAAGGATGCGTTCGGCGTGCAGAGGATTCAGGCGATCAACCCCATTCTTACCGGGCAAAATCTGATCGGTACCGAGTTTCAGCAGGCCGTGCATTTTGTGGAGTTGCGCGAAAAGGTCCGCGTCATGGTCAGTGCCCTGGTCGACAACGGCCAGGCCATGGTGGAGGAGAAACGGGACGGATTTCATGTCACCATCAAGGAGGAGGCCCTGCTCTCCCCCGGATCGGCCACGTTCAACTCCGATGTCGGCGCCGTTCTGGACCAGATCGGCAATGTCCTGGCCGGCGGCTACAACGCCATCGAAATCCGTGGCTATACCGACTCCCAAAAAACCGTCCCGGGACAGTTGGAGACGACAAGCTGGTTCCAGGGGGCGCGCATGGCCGCTGCGGTTGCCAACCGCTTGATAGCCGGAGGAGAGTTGCAACCTGAACGTGTGCGGGCCACGACCTTCGGCGAGTACCAGCCTATCGCCAGCAACAATACGCCAGAAGGCCGCAAGTCCAATCGTCGCGTCGAGATTGTCATCCTCAAGGAGATGGCCAACACACCCCAGGTCGATGATGCACCTGGAAACGCCTCTTCCGGTCAGTATCCTCAAGAACCTGAAAAGCCATAG